A single window of Funiculus sociatus GB2-C1 DNA harbors:
- a CDS encoding 2-succinylbenzoate--CoA ligase, giving the protein METPLEYLKKRTGDDWLIGEDSHQFTSLAEQLFLQLIQENQPKILLSEPEPIKFIASFIAAVAAGSPVFLCNPNWVKQEWQQVIDLVQPDIILGQDIATNRQQRYSPIPYPQSPIPNSIMIPTGGSSGKIKFAIHTWETLMASVQGFIKYFQLTQVNSFCVLPLYHVSGLMQFMRSFTSGGKLIIQPFKALEAGERCNIEPSEFFISLVPTQLQRLLQNPELAAWLSHFQTVLLGGAPAWGELLEQARHQNIRLAPTYGMTETASQIATLKPEEFLKGNNSSGQILPHAKVTICSPNNEILDINETGIIYIQTNSLALGYYPETFPNSHQFQVDDIGFIDKQGDINIIGRNSNKIITGGENVFPSEIEAAIQATGLVADICIIGLPDSHWGEIVTAIYIPSNPEISSNTLQTAIENKLSKFKRPKQWIPVETLPRNSQGKINLEQLQKIATTNTPN; this is encoded by the coding sequence ATGGAAACGCCTTTAGAATATCTCAAAAAACGTACTGGCGATGATTGGCTAATTGGTGAAGACAGCCACCAATTTACCAGCCTCGCCGAACAGTTATTTCTTCAATTAATCCAAGAAAATCAGCCAAAAATATTACTATCAGAACCAGAACCGATAAAATTTATCGCCAGCTTCATCGCCGCCGTAGCCGCAGGTTCTCCAGTTTTTCTCTGTAATCCCAATTGGGTAAAACAGGAATGGCAACAAGTTATAGATTTAGTCCAACCAGACATAATTTTAGGACAAGATATAGCAACCAACAGACAACAAAGATATTCCCCAATTCCCTACCCCCAATCCCCAATTCCTAATTCCATCATGATTCCCACAGGTGGTTCATCAGGCAAGATTAAATTTGCAATTCACACCTGGGAAACATTAATGGCATCCGTACAAGGTTTTATAAAATATTTTCAATTAACTCAAGTCAATTCTTTCTGCGTGCTACCCCTGTATCATGTCAGCGGATTAATGCAATTTATGCGCTCCTTCACCTCAGGAGGAAAATTGATAATTCAACCATTTAAAGCATTAGAAGCCGGAGAAAGATGTAACATTGAACCATCCGAATTTTTTATATCTTTAGTACCAACCCAGCTACAACGTCTCCTACAGAATCCAGAATTAGCCGCCTGGTTATCCCATTTTCAGACAGTCCTATTGGGAGGCGCACCCGCTTGGGGGGAACTTCTGGAACAGGCAAGACACCAAAACATCCGACTAGCACCTACCTATGGCATGACAGAAACCGCCTCACAAATTGCCACCCTCAAACCAGAAGAATTCCTCAAAGGTAACAACAGCTCTGGTCAAATTTTACCTCATGCTAAAGTAACAATTTGTAGTCCTAATAACGAAATATTAGACATCAACGAAACAGGAATTATTTACATCCAGACTAATTCCTTAGCACTTGGTTACTATCCAGAAACATTCCCAAATAGCCACCAATTCCAAGTAGATGACATAGGCTTCATTGATAAACAAGGTGACATAAACATCATCGGACGTAACAGCAATAAAATCATCACAGGTGGCGAAAATGTGTTTCCCTCTGAGATAGAAGCCGCAATTCAAGCCACAGGCTTAGTTGCCGATATTTGCATTATTGGCTTACCAGATTCCCATTGGGGAGAAATCGTAACAGCAATTTACATCCCCAGTAATCCCGAAATTTCTAGTAACACCTTGCAAACCGCAATCGAGAATAAACTTAGTAAATTCAAACGTCCCAAACAGTGGATTCCAGTAGAAACCTTACCACGCAATTCTCAAGGCAAAATAAACCTTGAACAACTACAAAAAATAGCTACAACAAACACACCAAACTAA